The DNA segment AGCCGCCGGTGGCCCGGTAGCCGGCCAGGGTGTTGCGGCCCGGCGTGCGGATGTGGGCGAAGACGCACTCCGGGCTGCCGGCCGGGTTGGGCGGCGGCAGGGGCGAGGGCGTGGCGGCCAGGGGCAGGGCCGGCTGCTCATCGCCGTGGCCGGTCCATACCTGGTCGCCCACCAGCACCGGGATGGGGGCATCGCAGCGGCCGGCGCAGGGCATGGGAGTGGCGCCCTGGTCGGCCAGGGCAGCCAAGAGGGCCTGGGCCCCGTGTTGGGCACAGATGGGGCCGGTGCAGACCCGGGGATGGCCGTGGCCCCCTGACTCCCGGGAGAAGTGGTGGTAGAAGGTCACCGTGCCGTAGAGGTCGGCCAGGGGGATGCGAAGGGCCGTGGCCACGGCGCGCAGGCTCTCCTCGCCCAGGTAGCCGTCCCGTCGGTGAAAGGCGTGGAGGATGGGCAGGAGGGGCGCAGGTTCGTCCTGCCAGTTCGAGATGAGATCCTGGTCGGTCGGCTGGGCCATGTGCTACTCCAAGGGCCGGGATCCGGATGATGGGCAGGTATGTCGGCACGGTCGGAGGGGAACGACCACGTTCCCAGGCCACGCCCTGCCGCTCCGGATGTCTCGCTCAGGGTGGGGAATCCATACCGCTGTCCTGGCGTGTCTGTTTCGCCAATTTCATTATCGGAGAAGCGGGGGCAAATGTCAACCGGGATGGGAGGGTGCCGTTCCTTCACCCGACCGGGGAGCGCGACAGCGGGCGGGCGGGCACGGCGGCCCGCCCGCCCGCTGTCGCCTTTCCGTCATGCGTTCGGGGGCAATCGGGGCGCACAATTGTGCGCCCCGATTCATTACATCCCGGCCAGGGTCGTGAGACCCACGAACAGCCCCTGGGCCAGGGCGTCCTCGCGGATGGTTTCGGCCGGCAGGTGGAAGGTGGTCATGGTCACGGCGCCCCGGCCGTAAGGGAGCCGATGCAGGAGGGACACCGGCCGGTGGATCCAGCCCAGGGCCAGGCCCGCCCATGTGGCCTGGGCCATCAGCGTGGCCGGCAGGCCGGCCAACACTGCCCGGGGTGTGACCGGCTGGAACTCCATCTCCAGCAGCGGCCCACCGGGCAGATGGGCAAAGGGGCCGGTCTTCCGTAGCCAGCTGAAGGACGTGGCCCAGTCGCCCTGCCAGGCGGTGCCCGCCCGGGGCACCACCCGGCCCGCCGGCAGGCGGAGCCCAGGCGCGGTGGGCTCCTCGGGCTCGGCCAACAGGAGCAGCCGGGCCCCGGCCTGGACGGCTTCCTGGAGCGCTGGGGTGTAGCGGCGGGCTACCCAGATGCCCTCCCCCGGGGATGGCTGCTCCACCAGGCTGTAGCCCAGCTCCTGGAGCGCCTGGGCCAGGGCTTCGTCGTCCACCACGTGGATGGAATGGACAGGGGCGGGCGCGGCCACCACCGCCAGCTCCACCAGGGCCTGGGCCCGGGTGAGCCCCTGGCCGTCTCGCCAGGTGACGTGCAGGGGCAGGATCTGGCTTTCCAGCCCCCGAGGTACGGGCACTTCCACCGTGGCGGCCGGCGCCGGGGCCGTCCCTTGGGCTGCGCCGGCCCGCCAGTGGAACGTCCCTTCGGCTTCAGGGCCAGCCGGTCCCATGGCCTGCAGCTCCACGGCGATGGATTGACCGGGCGCGGCGCTCCACCGCTGGGGGCGGACGGTTACCACCCGCTCCTGGTTCATGTCCACAAAGTAGCGGTCCAGTCCAGCCTTGATGTGCCGTTGCATGTCCATCAGGCCGTTGCACTCCCAGTGGACGTCGGTGAACTCGGTGATGACGTAGCCGGCGATGGCGGGATGGCGCCGCATGGAGGTCAGTTCGTAGGCCAGGCTGCGGGCCATGTGCTCCTGAGAAGCCTGCAGGAAGTCGTCCCAGCTGCCGAAGACCTGGTCCAGGCCGTATTTGTGGAAGCGCTGTTCCACGCCGTGGGGATAGACGATCCCTTCGCCCCAGTCGTAACCGGTCTCAAACCACCAGGGATCCCGGCCATTCTCCTGGATGGCCCGGGGATCGGGCAGACCCCAGTTGCCGAATTCGCTGACGATGAGGGGCAGGTCGTCGCGGCGATGGTCGGCGAAGTCGGGAGCCCAGGCCCACGGCGCCCGGCCGGCAAAGTCCGCCACCCACTGGTCCCATTCGGCCGCGTGGTCGGGGATGCAGCGGTAGTGGTGGTAGTCCTCCAGATCGCCGGCCACGTGGAAGTTGGGCGCGCAGGGCGAGTTGTCCACGATGAGGCGGGTGGGATCCAGGGCTTTGGCCTCCTGGTAGAAGTCTGCCAGCCAGCGGCGGTGTTCTGGGTTACGGACCAGGTCCGTGCCCCAGTCTTCGTTGACCAGGCTCCAGGCGATGATGGAGGGGTGGTTCCAGTCCCGCTCCACCATGCCGGCGAAGGTCTCCCTGGCCCGGCGGGCCGCATCGGGCGACAGGTGCATCCAGTTGGGGATCTCGGTCCAGATGAGGATGCCCAGGCGGTCGGCCACCTGGTAGTAGCGGGGATCTTCGATCTTGATGTGGCAGCGCAGGCAGTTGAGGCCCAGCGCCTTGGCTTTGCGCACCTGATCTTCCAGGAAGGCCAGGCTGGGCGGCGTGTAGATGGTGTAGGGGTAGTAGGCCTGGTCCAGCGCGCCCCGCAGGTAGATGGGCTCGCCGTTGAGGAAGATGCGCCCGTCCCGGGCTTCCACTGTGCGGAAGCCACAGGTCTCCTGCAGGAGATCCACGGGCTCGCCGGCCACCGCCAGGCGGGCCAGCACGGTGTAGAGGGCGGGGTCGTCTGGGCTCCATGGCCGGAGGGTCTCCAGGTCCAGGGTGAGGGTGCCCTCCAGCTCGTTGTGGAGTTCCCGCCGGGCCACCGCCCGGCCCGTGGGATCCAGGACGGTGATCTCCAGGGTGAAATCATGGTGGGAGGGCCGTTGGTTCAGGCTGGCCTGCACCGTGAGCTGGCCGCTGACCCGGTCGGGGGTGAGCCGCAGCCGGCGGATGTGGACGGCCGAGCGCTGCTCCAGCCAGACGCTCTGCCACAGCCCGCTGATGGGGCCATACCAGCTCTGCTTGCCGTGGGGAATCTCGGCGAAGGGGTAGGGGGTGGGTTCCCGGTGGGGGACGGCTTCATCGGCCACCCGGACCAGGAGCTCGTTTACGCCGGGCTGCAGGTAGGGAGCCACCTCGAACTCGAAGGGCAGGTAGCCGCCCTCGTGTTCGCCCACCAGGCGGCCGTTGATCCAGACCCGGGTATGGTAGTCCGCGGCGCCGAAGTGCAGGATGGCGCTGCCTTCGGGCTTGTTCGGCAGGGCGAAGCGGCGACGGTACCAGCCGGCGCCCGCGGCTTCCCGCAGATCTTCAAACTGGGCCTGCCAGGGGAGGGGAACGGTGGCCACTCGCCAGGCTTGGGGCGCCACCGGGTTGAGCTCGGCCCGCTGTTCTGGGTCGTGGTAAAACTGCCAGATTCCGTCCAGGCTTAGACATTTGCGAAAGCTCATAGGGTTCTCCGACAACGTTTGGATTTCCTGTCTCATTCAATCTATCATCGGCCGCCCATGCCGGTCAGCATGACGCCCTGGATGATGCGCCGCTGGAAGATGGCGTAGAAGAGGAGCACGGGCGCGCTGGCCACCATGGCGCCGGCCATGACCAGCGCCCGCTCCTGGGTGTAGGTCCCCTGGAGGACGGTGAGGCCCACGGGCAGGGTGCGCATCTCCAGCCGGTTGAGCACAATCAGGGGCCAGAAGAGGTCGTTCCAGGCGCCCAGGAAGAGGAAGATGGTCAGGGCAATCAGGGCGGACTGGCTCAGGGGCAGGATGATCTGCCAGTAGATGCGGAAGCGGCTGGCACCGTCGATCACGGCTGCCTCTTCCATTTCCCGGGGGATGCTGAGGAAAAACTGGCGCAGGAGGAAGACGCCGAAGACATTGGCCGCCCCCGGCCAGATGAGGGCATGGTAGGTGTCCAGCCAGCCCAGCCAGCGCACCAGCAGGAAGACCGGGATCAGGGTGACCTGGCCCGGCACCATGATGGTGAAGAGGATCAGCATGAAGAGAAAATCCCGGCCGGGGAAGCGCAGGCGGGCGAAGCCGTAGGCGGTCAGGCTGCTGATGAAGAGGGCCACCGCCGTGGCCGCGGTGCTAACGATCACGCTGTTGATCAGCCAGCGCCCCACCTGGAGATCCTGGCGGGTGAAGACTTCCCGGTAGTGCTCCAGGGTGGGCGTCTGGGGCCAGAACTGGAGAGGCCAGGCGAAGACCTGCTCCGACGGCGTGATGGAGACCACCAGCAT comes from the Litorilinea aerophila genome and includes:
- a CDS encoding sugar-binding domain-containing protein, with translation MSFRKCLSLDGIWQFYHDPEQRAELNPVAPQAWRVATVPLPWQAQFEDLREAAGAGWYRRRFALPNKPEGSAILHFGAADYHTRVWINGRLVGEHEGGYLPFEFEVAPYLQPGVNELLVRVADEAVPHREPTPYPFAEIPHGKQSWYGPISGLWQSVWLEQRSAVHIRRLRLTPDRVSGQLTVQASLNQRPSHHDFTLEITVLDPTGRAVARRELHNELEGTLTLDLETLRPWSPDDPALYTVLARLAVAGEPVDLLQETCGFRTVEARDGRIFLNGEPIYLRGALDQAYYPYTIYTPPSLAFLEDQVRKAKALGLNCLRCHIKIEDPRYYQVADRLGILIWTEIPNWMHLSPDAARRARETFAGMVERDWNHPSIIAWSLVNEDWGTDLVRNPEHRRWLADFYQEAKALDPTRLIVDNSPCAPNFHVAGDLEDYHHYRCIPDHAAEWDQWVADFAGRAPWAWAPDFADHRRDDLPLIVSEFGNWGLPDPRAIQENGRDPWWFETGYDWGEGIVYPHGVEQRFHKYGLDQVFGSWDDFLQASQEHMARSLAYELTSMRRHPAIAGYVITEFTDVHWECNGLMDMQRHIKAGLDRYFVDMNQERVVTVRPQRWSAAPGQSIAVELQAMGPAGPEAEGTFHWRAGAAQGTAPAPAATVEVPVPRGLESQILPLHVTWRDGQGLTRAQALVELAVVAAPAPVHSIHVVDDEALAQALQELGYSLVEQPSPGEGIWVARRYTPALQEAVQAGARLLLLAEPEEPTAPGLRLPAGRVVPRAGTAWQGDWATSFSWLRKTGPFAHLPGGPLLEMEFQPVTPRAVLAGLPATLMAQATWAGLALGWIHRPVSLLHRLPYGRGAVTMTTFHLPAETIREDALAQGLFVGLTTLAGM
- a CDS encoding carbohydrate ABC transporter permease translates to MHLSKERRMHYLHRLLLYAALIALAVVVGFPIYWMLVVSITPSEQVFAWPLQFWPQTPTLEHYREVFTRQDLQVGRWLINSVIVSTAATAVALFISSLTAYGFARLRFPGRDFLFMLILFTIMVPGQVTLIPVFLLVRWLGWLDTYHALIWPGAANVFGVFLLRQFFLSIPREMEEAAVIDGASRFRIYWQIILPLSQSALIALTIFLFLGAWNDLFWPLIVLNRLEMRTLPVGLTVLQGTYTQERALVMAGAMVASAPVLLFYAIFQRRIIQGVMLTGMGGR